A genomic stretch from Strix aluco isolate bStrAlu1 chromosome 12, bStrAlu1.hap1, whole genome shotgun sequence includes:
- the MPHOSPH10 gene encoding U3 small nucleolar ribonucleoprotein MPP10 isoform X3 produces MAEAGVQDGLAADFRALTKTLYDLNKALGSNIVHGGPLKELVIDNFDEEQIWQQLELQNNAVLDFFKKSIARDAKDEDLCLLSDQEEDGSYAETSSDQELEDDIMEAETEQKNTEDKTKAKEKQSKLRESIMQKYSDEDSDIDFDIGALEQQTKTAKETTLKKMARKSIVDDKFFKLAEMEAFLEHAEKENREEEENINYFEDIISDDEEEESEETKVKPTKCSRDLTYKDFFDPIDDDDLIANDVEDDQEEEADSAIEEQNEESMSEDEDMNEMMENTRSKEASKKVTFSLPDDSETEDVQLEKGIDPSEIKSSFEKRQEKMSKKIKSLEEQLLEEKPWQLKGEVTGQKRPENSLLEETVLFDHAVRMAPVITEETTFQLEDIIKQRILDEAWDDVVPKEKPKEEAFEYKKRITLDHEKSKLSLAEIYEQEYMKLHQQKTEEEENPEHKEIQEMMDSLFLKLDALCNFHFTPKPPVPEVKIVSNLPAISMEEVAPVAVSDAALLAPEEIKEKNKAGDVKTDAEKTPTDKKRDRRKKKLRKRMRQREKEKRQKLLEKIKPEQGTKLSKKAAAAKLKKLTKEGKASLLKDEGKDKVLKSSQAFFSQLQDQVKMQIKDANKVKKKQKKQKALSVHKLKL; encoded by the exons ATGGCAGAGGCGGG GGTGCAAGATGGATTGGCTGCTGACTTCAGAGCATTAACAAAGACTCTCTATGATTTGAATAAAGCTCTTGGAAGTAATATAGTTCATGGGGGTCCTCTAAAAGAGCTGGTGATAGACAATTTTGATGAAGAACAGATTTGGCAACAACTAGAGCTCCAAAACAATGCAGTTCTCGATTTCTTCAAGAAATCCATTGCAAGAGATGCCAAGGATGAAGATCTTTGCCTTCTCTCGGACCAAGAAGAGGATGGCTCTTATGCAGAGACCAGCAGCGACCAGGAATTGGAAGATGATATAATGGAAGCAGAAACTGAACAGAAGAATACAGAAGATAAAACTAAagctaaagaaaagcaaagtaaaCTGAGAGAAAGTATAATGCAGAAATACAGTGATGAGGATTCTGATATTGACTTTGATATTGGAGCACTGGAGCAACAAACTAAAACAGCCAAGGAAACCACATTgaaaaaaatggcaagaaaatCTATAGTGGATGACAAGTTTTTCAAGCTGGCTGAGATGGAAGCTTTTTTGGAAcatgcagagaaggaaaacagggaggaggaagaaaatattaattattttgaagACATCATCTCAGATGATGAGGAAGAAGAGTCTGAAGAAACTAAAGTCAAA CCAACTAAATGTTCTAGAGACTTGACATACAAAGATTTCTTTGATCCGATCGATGACGATGATTTAATAGCTAATGATGTTGAAGATGATCAGGAAGAGGAAGCAGACAGTGCTATTGAAGAGCAGAATGAAGAAAGCATGTCTGA GGATGAGGATATGAATGAAATGATGGAGAATACAAGAAGTAAAGAAGCCTCTAAAAAAGTTACTTTTAGTTTGCCAGATGACAGTGAAACGGAAGATGTGCAATTAGAGAAGGGCATCGATCCCAGTGAAATAAAGTCTTCTTTtgagaagagacaggaaaag atgagcaaaaaaataaaaagtttagaaGAACAGTTGTTAGAGGAGAAACCTTGGCAGCTTAAAGGAGAAGTGACTGGACAAAAAAGACCTGAAAACAGCCTTTTGGAGGAAACAGTACTTTTTGACCACGCAGTCCGAATGG caCCTGTGATCACAGAAGAAACTACTTTTCAGCTTGAAGATATCATTAAACAGAGAATATTGGATGAG GCATGGGATGATGTAGTACCgaaagaaaaaccaaaagagGAGGCTTTTGAATACAAGAAACGTATCACTTTGGATCATGAAAAGAGTAAACTGAGTCTTGCTGAGATCTATGAGCAAGAATACATGAAACTTCACCAG CAAaagactgaagaggaagaaaatcctgAACACAAAGAAATTCAGGAAATGATGGATTCACTCTTCCTGAAGCTGGATGCACTGTGTAACTTCCACTTCACACCCAAACCA CCTGTGCCAGAAGTTAAAATAGTTTCAAACCTTCCAGCTATAAGTATGGAAGAAGTAGCACCTGTTGCCGTTAGTGATGCTGCTCTCTTAGCACCGGAGGAGATCAAG GAAAAGAACAAAGCGGGTGATGTAAAAACAGATGCAGAAAAGACTCCCACAGACAAAAAACGAGACcgaagaaagaaaaagcttcgTAAACGTATGaggcaaagagaaaaggagaaacgACAAAAGCTGCTTGAAAAGATTAAACCAGAACAAGGcacaaaactgagcaaaaaagctgctgcagcaaaaCTAAAAAAGCTTACAAAAGAAGGCAAAGCATCTCTGCTCAAG
- the MPHOSPH10 gene encoding U3 small nucleolar ribonucleoprotein MPP10 isoform X2: MAAVKALETCLRVAGAASARPERFLRVQDGLAADFRALTKTLYDLNKALGSNIVHGGPLKELVIDNFDEEQIWQQLELQNNAVLDFFKKSIARDAKDEDLCLLSDQEEDGSYAETSSDQELEDDIMEAETEQKNTEDKTKAKEKQSKLRESIMQKYSDEDSDIDFDIGALEQQTKTAKETTLKKMARKSIVDDKFFKLAEMEAFLEHAEKENREEEENINYFEDIISDDEEEESEETKVKPTKCSRDLTYKDFFDPIDDDDLIANDVEDDQEEEADSAIEEQNEESMSEDEDMNEMMENTRSKEASKKVTFSLPDDSETEDVQLEKGIDPSEIKSSFEKRQEKMSKKIKSLEEQLLEEKPWQLKGEVTGQKRPENSLLEETVLFDHAVRMAPVITEETTFQLEDIIKQRILDEAWDDVVPKEKPKEEAFEYKKRITLDHEKSKLSLAEIYEQEYMKLHQQKTEEEENPEHKEIQEMMDSLFLKLDALCNFHFTPKPPVPEVKIVSNLPAISMEEVAPVAVSDAALLAPEEIKEKNKAGDVKTDAEKTPTDKKRDRRKKKLRKRMRQREKEKRQKLLEKIKPEQGTKLSKKAAAAKLKKLTKEGKASLLKDEGKDKVLKSSQAFFSQLQDQVKMQIKDANKVKKKQKKQKALSVHKLKL, encoded by the exons ATGGCGGCCGTCAAGGCGCTGGAGACGTGCCTCAGAGTGGCGGGCGCCGCCTCGGCGCGCCCGGAGCGATTCCTCAG GGTGCAAGATGGATTGGCTGCTGACTTCAGAGCATTAACAAAGACTCTCTATGATTTGAATAAAGCTCTTGGAAGTAATATAGTTCATGGGGGTCCTCTAAAAGAGCTGGTGATAGACAATTTTGATGAAGAACAGATTTGGCAACAACTAGAGCTCCAAAACAATGCAGTTCTCGATTTCTTCAAGAAATCCATTGCAAGAGATGCCAAGGATGAAGATCTTTGCCTTCTCTCGGACCAAGAAGAGGATGGCTCTTATGCAGAGACCAGCAGCGACCAGGAATTGGAAGATGATATAATGGAAGCAGAAACTGAACAGAAGAATACAGAAGATAAAACTAAagctaaagaaaagcaaagtaaaCTGAGAGAAAGTATAATGCAGAAATACAGTGATGAGGATTCTGATATTGACTTTGATATTGGAGCACTGGAGCAACAAACTAAAACAGCCAAGGAAACCACATTgaaaaaaatggcaagaaaatCTATAGTGGATGACAAGTTTTTCAAGCTGGCTGAGATGGAAGCTTTTTTGGAAcatgcagagaaggaaaacagggaggaggaagaaaatattaattattttgaagACATCATCTCAGATGATGAGGAAGAAGAGTCTGAAGAAACTAAAGTCAAA CCAACTAAATGTTCTAGAGACTTGACATACAAAGATTTCTTTGATCCGATCGATGACGATGATTTAATAGCTAATGATGTTGAAGATGATCAGGAAGAGGAAGCAGACAGTGCTATTGAAGAGCAGAATGAAGAAAGCATGTCTGA GGATGAGGATATGAATGAAATGATGGAGAATACAAGAAGTAAAGAAGCCTCTAAAAAAGTTACTTTTAGTTTGCCAGATGACAGTGAAACGGAAGATGTGCAATTAGAGAAGGGCATCGATCCCAGTGAAATAAAGTCTTCTTTtgagaagagacaggaaaag atgagcaaaaaaataaaaagtttagaaGAACAGTTGTTAGAGGAGAAACCTTGGCAGCTTAAAGGAGAAGTGACTGGACAAAAAAGACCTGAAAACAGCCTTTTGGAGGAAACAGTACTTTTTGACCACGCAGTCCGAATGG caCCTGTGATCACAGAAGAAACTACTTTTCAGCTTGAAGATATCATTAAACAGAGAATATTGGATGAG GCATGGGATGATGTAGTACCgaaagaaaaaccaaaagagGAGGCTTTTGAATACAAGAAACGTATCACTTTGGATCATGAAAAGAGTAAACTGAGTCTTGCTGAGATCTATGAGCAAGAATACATGAAACTTCACCAG CAAaagactgaagaggaagaaaatcctgAACACAAAGAAATTCAGGAAATGATGGATTCACTCTTCCTGAAGCTGGATGCACTGTGTAACTTCCACTTCACACCCAAACCA CCTGTGCCAGAAGTTAAAATAGTTTCAAACCTTCCAGCTATAAGTATGGAAGAAGTAGCACCTGTTGCCGTTAGTGATGCTGCTCTCTTAGCACCGGAGGAGATCAAG GAAAAGAACAAAGCGGGTGATGTAAAAACAGATGCAGAAAAGACTCCCACAGACAAAAAACGAGACcgaagaaagaaaaagcttcgTAAACGTATGaggcaaagagaaaaggagaaacgACAAAAGCTGCTTGAAAAGATTAAACCAGAACAAGGcacaaaactgagcaaaaaagctgctgcagcaaaaCTAAAAAAGCTTACAAAAGAAGGCAAAGCATCTCTGCTCAAG